Sequence from the Bacillus thuringiensis genome:
TAATTCTTTACGTAAAACTACCGCAGAAGAATCAAAAATAGAAAATAATGTTTCCACTGTCTGACTCACGTACATTCCTCCTTCTCTCTTTTACACATAACTTATATCATACCACAAAGTGTTTTTTTCCAAAAAGAAAAAGCGACCTCCTGCAAAGAGCTCCCCTTTTAATTATATATGATATAACGTTTTTTCTCATATATTGGTACCGTTACGCAGCAATATATGAGAAAAAACGACCTCTTTATAAGAGGCCATTTTCTTCACATTACTTCGCAGATTTTGCTGCTTCTAATGCTGCTTCATAGTTTGGATGGCTTGTACCTTCATTTACGTATTCTACGTAAACTACTTTGTCGTTGCTATCTACTACGAATACTGCACGAGCAAGTAAACGAAGTTCTTTCATTACTAAGCCGTAAGCTTCACCGAATGAAAGGTCGCGGTGGTCAGAAAGTGTAACAACATTTTCTAAACCGTTTGCTGCACACCAGCGTTTTTGAGCGAATGGTAAATCAGCGCTAATTGTTAATACTTTCGCGTTTTCAATACCTGCTGCATCTTGGTTAAAACGACGTGTTTGTGCATCACACACACCTGTGTCGATTGAAGGTACAACACTAATTAATTTTACTTCGCCTTTGTATGTTTCTAAACTTACTGGAGATAAGTCGTTTGCTAATACTTGGAAGTTTGGCGCTTGATCGCCAACTTTAACTTCTGTTCCAACTAAAGTCATTGGATTACCTTTAAAAGTTACGTTTGCCACTTGAAAATCCTCCCTTATTTAAACAAAA
This genomic interval carries:
- the tpx gene encoding thiol peroxidase, coding for MANVTFKGNPMTLVGTEVKVGDQAPNFQVLANDLSPVSLETYKGEVKLISVVPSIDTGVCDAQTRRFNQDAAGIENAKVLTISADLPFAQKRWCAANGLENVVTLSDHRDLSFGEAYGLVMKELRLLARAVFVVDSNDKVVYVEYVNEGTSHPNYEAALEAAKSAK